The following are encoded in a window of Nitrospiraceae bacterium genomic DNA:
- a CDS encoding VOC family protein has product MIQKISPCLWFDNQAEEAVNLYVSIFKNTKIGNITHYGEEGAKVSGRPKGSVMTVTFELDGQEFMALNGGPHFTFTEAVSFIINCESQEEIDELWESLSEGGEKSQCGWLKDKYGLSWQIVPTVLNEMMQSHDSKKTERVMRALLHMKKLDIKRLQEAYEQ; this is encoded by the coding sequence ATGATACAGAAAATCAGCCCGTGTTTGTGGTTCGATAATCAGGCTGAAGAGGCAGTGAATTTGTATGTGTCGATTTTCAAGAATACCAAGATAGGGAATATCACCCATTATGGAGAGGAAGGCGCAAAGGTTTCCGGTAGACCCAAGGGATCGGTGATGACCGTGACATTCGAACTTGACGGGCAGGAATTTATGGCGTTAAACGGCGGGCCGCATTTCACATTTACGGAAGCCGTATCGTTTATCATAAATTGCGAATCCCAGGAAGAGATCGACGAGCTATGGGAATCACTCTCAGAAGGTGGTGAAAAGAGTCAATGCGGTTGGCTGAAAGACAAGTATGGGCTGTCATGGCAAATAGTTCCCACTGTGCTGAACGAAATGATGCAAAGCCACGATTCTAAAAAAACCGAGAGAGTCATGAGGGCCCTTCTTCACATGAAGAAACTTGACATCAAACGCCTACAGGAGGCTTACGAACAATAG
- a CDS encoding DUF1579 domain-containing protein, with protein MRFTNITFTCLCMVLTAIPVFATDKDKEKQMDPQAMMEMYKKLAAPGEPHKLFASLAGSWTTKSKEWMEPGKPPTESTGTAEMKMLLDGRYLYQAYTGQMMGQPFSGIGIDAYDNITKKYVTAWMDTMGTGIFIMEGTASDDGKTITLNGSHPEPGGGQMTHRAVWKIVDNNTQTFDMYGTHHGGKEMRIMEITYTRKQ; from the coding sequence ATGCGTTTTACGAATATCACATTCACCTGTCTCTGTATGGTCCTGACGGCCATTCCCGTGTTCGCCACAGACAAAGACAAAGAAAAGCAGATGGACCCACAAGCCATGATGGAGATGTACAAGAAGCTGGCCGCTCCCGGCGAACCGCACAAGTTGTTTGCCAGCCTAGCCGGGAGCTGGACGACCAAATCCAAAGAATGGATGGAACCAGGCAAACCTCCCACAGAATCGACCGGCACCGCAGAAATGAAAATGTTGCTGGACGGACGCTATCTCTACCAAGCCTACACTGGCCAAATGATGGGACAACCATTCTCCGGGATTGGAATCGACGCCTACGACAACATCACCAAGAAATATGTCACGGCCTGGATGGATACGATGGGGACGGGGATTTTCATCATGGAAGGGACGGCGAGCGACGATGGCAAGACCATTACGCTGAATGGATCGCATCCTGAGCCGGGCGGAGGGCAGATGACGCATCGAGCGGTCTGGAAGATCGTCGACAACAATACTCAGACGTTTGATATGTATGGGACTCATCACGGCGGCAAGGAAATGAGGATCATGGAGATCACCTATACCAGAAAGCAGTAG
- a CDS encoding YciI family protein, which yields MKYMLLIYGTDQAWDEAGREKCYKESTELAHRLKAEGNYLAAAPLHPVTMATSIRIREGKRLITDGPFAETREQLGGYFLIEAKDLDEAMDIAAQIPGARVGTVEIRPVLEIGGLPTE from the coding sequence ATGAAATACATGCTGTTGATTTACGGAACTGATCAGGCATGGGACGAGGCCGGACGTGAAAAGTGTTACAAAGAATCCACGGAGCTTGCACACCGGCTTAAAGCTGAAGGGAATTATCTGGCGGCCGCTCCTCTGCATCCTGTCACTATGGCGACCAGCATCCGTATACGAGAAGGCAAACGGCTCATCACCGATGGTCCGTTTGCTGAAACACGAGAACAACTGGGCGGCTATTTTCTTATCGAAGCCAAGGATCTGGATGAGGCAATGGACATCGCCGCACAAATCCCGGGTGCCCGGGTGGGCACGGTCGAAATCCGACCGGTTTTGGAGATCGGAGGTTTGCCAACGGAATAG